The following coding sequences lie in one Gorilla gorilla gorilla isolate KB3781 chromosome 5, NHGRI_mGorGor1-v2.1_pri, whole genome shotgun sequence genomic window:
- the MFSD4B gene encoding sodium-dependent glucose transporter 1 isoform X1, with protein sequence MLCASFLGLGLSVAIVGPTFQDLATNVNRNISSLSFIFVGRALGYLSGSVIGGFLVDVMNYFLLLGISMSATTVGLYLVPFCKTAILLTVMMSIFGVSIGILDTGGNVLILAIWGDKGAPHMQALHFSFALGAFLAPLLAKLALGPTASAENHTESDFHPALNRSSDADSEALFGVPNDKNLLWAYAVIGTYMFLVSVIFFCLFLKNSSKQEKARASAETFRRAKYHNALLCLLFLFFFFYVGAEVTYGSYVFSFATTHAGMKESEAAGLNSIFWGTFAACRGLAIFFATCLQPGTMIVLSNIGSLTSSLFLVLFDKNPICLWIATSVYGASMATTFPSGVSWIEQYTTIHGKSAAFFVIGASLGEMAIPAVIGILQGKYPDLPVVLYTSLGASIATGILFPVLYKLATSPLDRQRKEDRKSEDQKALLSSSGLNEYEEENEEEDAEKWNEMDFEMIETNDTMRHSIIETSRSSLTDPIAEVYNQYPSNALVFESSPFNTGSAHVKHLPETRTKGTDI encoded by the exons ATGCTGTGTGCCTCCTTCCTGGGGCTG ggaTTGAGTGTTGCTATAGTGGGACCCACGTTTCAAGATTTGGCAACAAACGTGAACCGAAATATCAGTAGTCTGTCTTTCATTTTTGTGGGTCGTGCCTTGGGATATTTGAGTGGCTCTGTGATTGGTGGATTTCTTGTCGATgtcatgaattattttttacttttgg GAATCTCAATGTCAGCTACCACAGTTGGTCTTTATCTTGTTCCTTTTTGCAAGACAGCAATATTACTCACTGTCATGATGTCTATCTTCGGTGTTTCAATTGGCATTCTGGATACAG GTGGTAACGTCCTTATCTTGGCTATTTGGGGGGACAAAGGAGCCCCACATATGCAGGCCTTACACTTCTCTTTTGCCTTGGGTGCCTTTTTGGCTCCACTGCTAGCTAAACTGGCTTTGGGTCCGACAGCGTCTGCTGAAAACCACACAGAGTCTGACTTCCATCCCGCACTCAACCGATCATCTGACGCTGACTCAGAAGCTCTGTTTGGAGTACCTAATGATAAGAATTTACTGTGGGCTTATGCTGTTATCGGTACTTACATGTTCTtagtttctgtcatttttttttgtctgtttttaaagaATAGCTCAAAGCAAGAAAAAGCAAGAGCATCTGCTGAGACATTTCGAAGAGCAAAATATCACAacgcccttctttgtctcctttttctgttcttctttttttatgttgGAGCTGAGGTAACATATGGCTCTTACGTTTTCTCATTTGCAACCACCCATGCTGGCATGAAAGAAAGTGAAGCCGCTGGGTTGAACTCCATCTTCTGGGGGACATTTGCAGCCTGCAGGGGCCTGGCAATCTTTTTTGCTACCTGTTTACAGCCTGGAACCATGATTGTGTTGAGCAACATTGGCAGCCTGACTTCATCTTTATTTCTGGTGCTTTTTGACAAGAACCCAATTTGTCTCTGGATAGCAACTTCAGTGTATGGGGCTTCAATGGCAACCACATTTCCGAGTGGTGTTTCTTGGATTGAGCAGTACACGACCATCCATGGGAAATCTGCAGCATTTTTTGTAATTGGTGCTTCCCTGGGAGAAATGGCTATTCCTGCAGTCATTGGAATTCTTCAGGGAAAATACCCTGATTTGCCTGTAGTTCTGTATACCTCTTTGGGAGCATCAATAGCTACTGGTATTTTATTTCCTGTGCTATATAAATTAGCCACTTCACCTCTTGATCGCCAgcgaaaagaagacagaaagagtgAGGACCAGAAAGCTCTGCTCTCTAGCTCCGGGCTAAATGAATATGAGGAAGAGAATGAAGAGGAGGATGcagaaaaatggaatgaaatggattttgaAATGATTGAAACGAATGATACAATGAGGCATTCTATAATAGAGACATCTAGAAGTAGTCTGACGGACCCCATCGCTGAAGTCTATAATCAATACCCATCAAATGCACTGGTGTTTGAGTCTTCTCCTTTTAATACTGGCAGTGCCCATGTGAAGCACTTGCCAGAAACCAGGACAAAAGGGACTGACATTTAG
- the MFSD4B gene encoding sodium-dependent glucose transporter 1 isoform X2 yields MLCASFLGLGLSVAIVGPTFQDLATNVNRNISSLSFIFVGRALGYLSGSVIGGFLVDVMNYFLLLGGNVLILAIWGDKGAPHMQALHFSFALGAFLAPLLAKLALGPTASAENHTESDFHPALNRSSDADSEALFGVPNDKNLLWAYAVIGTYMFLVSVIFFCLFLKNSSKQEKARASAETFRRAKYHNALLCLLFLFFFFYVGAEVTYGSYVFSFATTHAGMKESEAAGLNSIFWGTFAACRGLAIFFATCLQPGTMIVLSNIGSLTSSLFLVLFDKNPICLWIATSVYGASMATTFPSGVSWIEQYTTIHGKSAAFFVIGASLGEMAIPAVIGILQGKYPDLPVVLYTSLGASIATGILFPVLYKLATSPLDRQRKEDRKSEDQKALLSSSGLNEYEEENEEEDAEKWNEMDFEMIETNDTMRHSIIETSRSSLTDPIAEVYNQYPSNALVFESSPFNTGSAHVKHLPETRTKGTDI; encoded by the exons ATGCTGTGTGCCTCCTTCCTGGGGCTG ggaTTGAGTGTTGCTATAGTGGGACCCACGTTTCAAGATTTGGCAACAAACGTGAACCGAAATATCAGTAGTCTGTCTTTCATTTTTGTGGGTCGTGCCTTGGGATATTTGAGTGGCTCTGTGATTGGTGGATTTCTTGTCGATgtcatgaattattttttacttttgg GTGGTAACGTCCTTATCTTGGCTATTTGGGGGGACAAAGGAGCCCCACATATGCAGGCCTTACACTTCTCTTTTGCCTTGGGTGCCTTTTTGGCTCCACTGCTAGCTAAACTGGCTTTGGGTCCGACAGCGTCTGCTGAAAACCACACAGAGTCTGACTTCCATCCCGCACTCAACCGATCATCTGACGCTGACTCAGAAGCTCTGTTTGGAGTACCTAATGATAAGAATTTACTGTGGGCTTATGCTGTTATCGGTACTTACATGTTCTtagtttctgtcatttttttttgtctgtttttaaagaATAGCTCAAAGCAAGAAAAAGCAAGAGCATCTGCTGAGACATTTCGAAGAGCAAAATATCACAacgcccttctttgtctcctttttctgttcttctttttttatgttgGAGCTGAGGTAACATATGGCTCTTACGTTTTCTCATTTGCAACCACCCATGCTGGCATGAAAGAAAGTGAAGCCGCTGGGTTGAACTCCATCTTCTGGGGGACATTTGCAGCCTGCAGGGGCCTGGCAATCTTTTTTGCTACCTGTTTACAGCCTGGAACCATGATTGTGTTGAGCAACATTGGCAGCCTGACTTCATCTTTATTTCTGGTGCTTTTTGACAAGAACCCAATTTGTCTCTGGATAGCAACTTCAGTGTATGGGGCTTCAATGGCAACCACATTTCCGAGTGGTGTTTCTTGGATTGAGCAGTACACGACCATCCATGGGAAATCTGCAGCATTTTTTGTAATTGGTGCTTCCCTGGGAGAAATGGCTATTCCTGCAGTCATTGGAATTCTTCAGGGAAAATACCCTGATTTGCCTGTAGTTCTGTATACCTCTTTGGGAGCATCAATAGCTACTGGTATTTTATTTCCTGTGCTATATAAATTAGCCACTTCACCTCTTGATCGCCAgcgaaaagaagacagaaagagtgAGGACCAGAAAGCTCTGCTCTCTAGCTCCGGGCTAAATGAATATGAGGAAGAGAATGAAGAGGAGGATGcagaaaaatggaatgaaatggattttgaAATGATTGAAACGAATGATACAATGAGGCATTCTATAATAGAGACATCTAGAAGTAGTCTGACGGACCCCATCGCTGAAGTCTATAATCAATACCCATCAAATGCACTGGTGTTTGAGTCTTCTCCTTTTAATACTGGCAGTGCCCATGTGAAGCACTTGCCAGAAACCAGGACAAAAGGGACTGACATTTAG
- the MFSD4B gene encoding sodium-dependent glucose transporter 1 isoform X3, whose protein sequence is MGIPEFWLFRFLDVCFASVTYISGNVLILAIWGDKGAPHMQALHFSFALGAFLAPLLAKLALGPTASAENHTESDFHPALNRSSDADSEALFGVPNDKNLLWAYAVIGTYMFLVSVIFFCLFLKNSSKQEKARASAETFRRAKYHNALLCLLFLFFFFYVGAEVTYGSYVFSFATTHAGMKESEAAGLNSIFWGTFAACRGLAIFFATCLQPGTMIVLSNIGSLTSSLFLVLFDKNPICLWIATSVYGASMATTFPSGVSWIEQYTTIHGKSAAFFVIGASLGEMAIPAVIGILQGKYPDLPVVLYTSLGASIATGILFPVLYKLATSPLDRQRKEDRKSEDQKALLSSSGLNEYEEENEEEDAEKWNEMDFEMIETNDTMRHSIIETSRSSLTDPIAEVYNQYPSNALVFESSPFNTGSAHVKHLPETRTKGTDI, encoded by the exons ATGGGCATACCAGAATTCTGGCTATTCAGGTTCCTGGACGTGTGTTTTGCATCTGTTACATACATAA GTGGTAACGTCCTTATCTTGGCTATTTGGGGGGACAAAGGAGCCCCACATATGCAGGCCTTACACTTCTCTTTTGCCTTGGGTGCCTTTTTGGCTCCACTGCTAGCTAAACTGGCTTTGGGTCCGACAGCGTCTGCTGAAAACCACACAGAGTCTGACTTCCATCCCGCACTCAACCGATCATCTGACGCTGACTCAGAAGCTCTGTTTGGAGTACCTAATGATAAGAATTTACTGTGGGCTTATGCTGTTATCGGTACTTACATGTTCTtagtttctgtcatttttttttgtctgtttttaaagaATAGCTCAAAGCAAGAAAAAGCAAGAGCATCTGCTGAGACATTTCGAAGAGCAAAATATCACAacgcccttctttgtctcctttttctgttcttctttttttatgttgGAGCTGAGGTAACATATGGCTCTTACGTTTTCTCATTTGCAACCACCCATGCTGGCATGAAAGAAAGTGAAGCCGCTGGGTTGAACTCCATCTTCTGGGGGACATTTGCAGCCTGCAGGGGCCTGGCAATCTTTTTTGCTACCTGTTTACAGCCTGGAACCATGATTGTGTTGAGCAACATTGGCAGCCTGACTTCATCTTTATTTCTGGTGCTTTTTGACAAGAACCCAATTTGTCTCTGGATAGCAACTTCAGTGTATGGGGCTTCAATGGCAACCACATTTCCGAGTGGTGTTTCTTGGATTGAGCAGTACACGACCATCCATGGGAAATCTGCAGCATTTTTTGTAATTGGTGCTTCCCTGGGAGAAATGGCTATTCCTGCAGTCATTGGAATTCTTCAGGGAAAATACCCTGATTTGCCTGTAGTTCTGTATACCTCTTTGGGAGCATCAATAGCTACTGGTATTTTATTTCCTGTGCTATATAAATTAGCCACTTCACCTCTTGATCGCCAgcgaaaagaagacagaaagagtgAGGACCAGAAAGCTCTGCTCTCTAGCTCCGGGCTAAATGAATATGAGGAAGAGAATGAAGAGGAGGATGcagaaaaatggaatgaaatggattttgaAATGATTGAAACGAATGATACAATGAGGCATTCTATAATAGAGACATCTAGAAGTAGTCTGACGGACCCCATCGCTGAAGTCTATAATCAATACCCATCAAATGCACTGGTGTTTGAGTCTTCTCCTTTTAATACTGGCAGTGCCCATGTGAAGCACTTGCCAGAAACCAGGACAAAAGGGACTGACATTTAG